A window of Mangifera indica cultivar Alphonso chromosome 13, CATAS_Mindica_2.1, whole genome shotgun sequence contains these coding sequences:
- the LOC123194909 gene encoding receptor-like protein 15, whose amino-acid sequence MILFTVLPNVTSLKSVEIYGNTLINFPVILNGSCNSLETLQIYNCNLTNTLVKQDFPTFRNLKFLYIYHTPLRMFNGSFLKQGICKSLHLQKLVIVDSDLGGNLPWCITNLTSLELVDISSNQFTGDISLSPLKVLTSIQDLWLSDNQFQIPVSLEPFFNHSKLKIFHGENNEIYVGSQSQYLAPKFQLNPIKLATHNGSLPKILGVSFPKFLYSQHELEEVDLSNLNLTGNFPVWLLNNNTNLKGLYLVNNSLSGPLQLPIHSHISLKELNISINCFHGYIPTRIGAYLPMLQTLNISRNSLDGSISSSFGDMKSLKSLDLSYNSLIGQIPYQMVMGCFSLQFLVLSNNSLQGEIFPTTFNLKNLLKLQLDGNNFTGKIPDSLSTCSLEGLYISDNHLVGTLPRWLGNMSNLRDIIMSNNHLEGLIPLEFCQLENLEVLDLSKNNITGSLPSCFPPSSIKQVHLSRNKLQGKLSDGFSNSSSLTTLDIGYNHFENNIPDWIDKVSNLTYLILCNNNFQGEVPINLCKLDQLRLIDLSHNMLSGHIPHCLNIAIVSDVSDSSLDDTRPSTSSLDFATSPIEALMRKEEIIEFTTKSISYSYHGRILSYMSGIDLSSNKLVGMIPYQIGNLVGIHALNLSHNNLTGPIPSTFSNLKQIESLDISYNNLTGKIPPQIVELYNLAVFSVAYNNLSGKTPDRTAQFGTFAENSYEGNPLLCGEPLPKTCNPIESPFFMPKASSNSGEDNTVIDMNIFYVSFAVTYIIFLVGIVVVLYINPYWRRTWFYFVELCITSCYYFVIDHLPK is encoded by the exons atgatattgttTACAGTTTTGCCTAATGTtacaagtttgaaaagtgtaGAGATATATGGAAATACTCTCATCAACTTTCCTGTGATATTGAATGGATCGTGCAATTCTCTTGAGACTTTACAGATTTATAATTGTAATCTCACAAACACGTTAGTTAAACAAG ATTTTCCCACTTTCAGGAACTTGAAATTTTTGTACATTTATCATACTCCTCTTCGGATGTTCAATGGATCTTTTCTAAAGCAAG gAATTTGTAAGTCACTTCATCTTCAAAAGTTGGTCATTGTAGACAGTGATTTGGGCGGTAACTTGCCTTGGTGCATTACGAACTTGACTTCCCTTGAACTTGTTGATATCTCATCAAATCAATTTACTGGAGACATATCCTTATCTCCTCTTAAGGTGCTAACATCCATCCAAGACTTATGGCTTTCAGACAATCAATTCCAAATTCCAGTTTCACTTGAACCATTTTTTAACCACTCAAAACTCAAGATCTTCCATGGTgagaataatgaaatttatgtaGGAAGCCAATCACAATATTTGGCcccaaaatttcaattaaatccCATCAAATTAGCGACCCATAATGGTTCATTGCCAAAAATACTGGGTGTTTCTTTTCCCAAATTCCTCTATAGTCAACATGAATTAGAAGAAGTTGATCTCTCCAATCTTAATTTGACGGGAAATTTTCCAGTTTGGTTGTTAAACAACAACACCAACCTAAAAGGACTTTATCTTGTTAACAATTCTCTTTCAGGGCCTTTGCAATTACCCATTCATTCTCATATATCTTTGAAAGAATTAAATATCTCCATCAATTGCTTCCATGGGTATATTCCAACAAGAATTGGAGCTTATCTACCAATGCtacaaactttaaatatttctCGAAATTCTTTAGATGGTAGCATTTCCTCATCTTTTGGTGACATGAAATCATTGAAAAGCTTGGACTTGTCCTATAATTCATTGATCGGACAGATTCCTTATCAGATGGTCATGGGTTGTTTTTCATTACAATTCCTTGTATTGTCAAACAACAGCTTGCAAGGTGAAATATTCCCAACAACTTTCAACCTGAAAAACCTGTTAAAGTTACAATTGGATGGCAATAACTTTACTGGAAAAATCCCAGATAGCTTGTCTACTTGCTCCTTAGAAGGGTTGTATATAAGTGATAACCATCTTGTTGGCACGTTACCAAGGTGGTTAGGAAATATGTCAAATTTGAGAGAtattataatgtcaaataatcatCTTGAAGGTCTAATCCCATTGGAGTTTTGTCAATTAGAAAATCTTGAAGTATTAGACCTTTCAAAAAACAATATTACAGGGAGTTTACCATCTTGCTTTCCCCCTTCGTCAATTAAACAAGTTCATTTGTCAAGAAATAAGTTACAAGGAAAGTTAAGTGATGGATTTTCTAATAGTTCTTCCTTAACGACATTAGATATTGGATATAATCACTTTGAAAACAACATTCCAGATTGGATTGACAAGGTTTCTAATTTGACTTACCTTATCTTGTGTAATAACAATTTTCAAGGTGAAGTGCCAATTAATTTGTGTAAGTTAGATCAATTACGATTGATAGATCTTTCTCATAACATGCTTTCAGGGCATATCCCTCATTGCTTAAATATTGCAATAGTAAGTGATGTGTCTGATTCCTCACTTGATGATACGAGGCCTTCAACTTCCTCGCTTGATTTTGCTACATCACCAATTGAAGCTCTGATGAGAAAGGAAGAAATTATAGAGTTTACTACGAAGAGTATATCTTACTCTTACCATGGAAGAATCCTCTCTTACATGTCTGGCATTGATCTCTCAAGCAATAAGTTAGTTGGTATGATTCCTTATCAAATTGGAAATCTTGTTGGAATCCATGCACTTAATCTCTCTCACAACAATTTGACAGGACCAATCCCATCAACATTTTCAAATCTCAAGCAGATTGAGAGTTTAGATATTTCATATAACAATTTGACCGGAAAAATCCCTCCTCAAATTGTTGAACTATATAATTTGGCTGTTTTTAGTGTggcatataataatttatctggCAAAACTCCTGATAGAACTGCTCAATTTGGGACATTTGCAGAAAATAGCTATGAGGGAAATCCACTTCTTTGTGGAGAACCATTGCCCAAAACCTGCAATCCCATTGAATCACCATTTTTTATGCCAAAAGCTTCAAGTAATAGTGGAGAAGACAATACTGTCATTGACATGAATATCTTCTATGTAAGTTTTGCAgttacttatataatttttcttgtagGGATTGTTGTAGTTTTGTATATAAATCCTTACTGGCGTCGTACATGGTTTTATTTTGTTGAGTTGTGCATAACATCTTGCTACTATTTTGTCATAGATCATCTTCCAAAATGA